In the Zestosphaera sp. genome, one interval contains:
- a CDS encoding glycogen/starch synthase has protein sequence MVTFEYAGIKKVGGLGEAVKNISVALGNLGYEVTVVMPSHGVDLGQPLEGVVCSGTRVGEDRWHYPYKIGFSSLNISDRVKLILVRGVDSRTSTILEDPYVYGRVEEKACLLCRALMCLAEYLGFPDIIHSNDWHSALAAVALKIYAEQKGIALPHLHQIHLPGSPRFSWHYISSEWCGVPADAHRIWRVCCHRLENTYDLWKSVDGDLEAFAVVEADAVATVSRSMINELLSRYGDWIREKTCFIYNSTDWSLKEVTDYALSSYGELDRAKLRWVLIRDLLSRYSSTGRLTEGDALVLSTGRLTPQKGFEYLLRSFRKVPERLRLVILGISVGDLGYEEYIRQLVRDLDGRAVLITERVDPRTYKLLHYVANAFVVPSIYEPFGVVAIEAMAVGTPVVASNVGGLSEIVEDLRSREDGCGFKVQPGNELELSEAIQNLSYLTLVSELGEGFEYLTYDNLRKLASKNLSLGHIVRENCIKRVEQNFRIHHTAEQVIRCYELSRKMAYFRAIT, from the coding sequence ATAGTTACGTTCGAGTATGCAGGCATTAAAAAAGTCGGCGGTTTGGGTGAGGCAGTCAAAAACATTTCAGTAGCTTTAGGCAACCTAGGCTACGAAGTAACTGTGGTTATGCCTTCACACGGAGTTGATTTGGGTCAGCCGCTAGAAGGTGTTGTCTGTAGCGGGACACGTGTTGGGGAAGACCGCTGGCACTACCCCTACAAAATAGGGTTTAGTTCTTTAAACATCAGCGATAGAGTCAAGCTAATATTAGTTAGGGGAGTTGACTCTAGAACTTCTACGATCCTAGAAGATCCTTACGTGTATGGTAGGGTTGAAGAAAAAGCTTGTCTACTGTGTAGAGCTCTAATGTGTTTAGCTGAGTACCTAGGCTTTCCAGACATTATTCACAGCAATGACTGGCATTCTGCGTTAGCAGCCGTCGCACTCAAAATATATGCTGAGCAAAAAGGTATAGCACTTCCCCACTTACATCAGATACACTTGCCAGGCTCTCCCAGGTTTTCATGGCATTATATATCGTCTGAGTGGTGCGGTGTTCCGGCAGATGCGCACCGTATCTGGAGAGTCTGCTGTCACCGTCTCGAAAACACATACGATTTGTGGAAGTCCGTCGACGGCGACCTCGAAGCGTTCGCCGTTGTAGAAGCTGATGCGGTCGCTACAGTCAGTCGTAGCATGATCAACGAATTACTTAGTAGGTACGGTGACTGGATTCGAGAAAAGACTTGTTTTATATATAACTCGACAGACTGGAGCTTAAAGGAAGTAACTGACTACGCCTTAAGTAGTTACGGGGAACTTGACAGGGCTAAGTTGAGGTGGGTTTTAATCAGAGACCTACTCAGTAGGTACAGCAGTACGGGTCGGTTAACTGAAGGTGACGCATTAGTACTTAGTACCGGACGCTTAACTCCACAGAAAGGCTTTGAGTATCTCCTCAGAAGTTTTAGGAAAGTGCCGGAAAGACTAAGACTAGTTATTCTCGGTATCTCAGTAGGGGATTTAGGGTACGAGGAATACATACGTCAGTTAGTGCGAGACTTAGATGGCAGGGCGGTCTTAATTACGGAGAGAGTAGATCCGCGCACATATAAGTTGCTGCATTACGTGGCAAACGCGTTTGTAGTTCCCTCGATCTACGAGCCTTTCGGGGTAGTAGCTATTGAGGCGATGGCTGTCGGCACCCCGGTAGTGGCGAGTAATGTAGGTGGATTAAGCGAGATAGTTGAAGACTTGAGGTCCCGGGAAGATGGTTGTGGGTTTAAGGTTCAGCCAGGAAATGAGTTAGAACTAAGTGAAGCTATACAGAACTTATCGTATTTAACGCTAGTTAGTGAGTTAGGCGAAGGCTTTGAGTACTTAACATACGATAATCTAAGAAAGCTAGCTAGCAAGAACTTGTCGTTAGGACATATAGTTAGAGAGAACTGTATTAAGCGCGTTGAGCAAAACTTCAGAATACACCACACTGCCGAGCAAGTGATTAGATGCTACGAGCTAAGTAGGAAGATGGCTTACTTCAGAGCAATAACTTAA
- a CDS encoding MoaD/ThiS family protein produces MFRVTIEVFTTLKEKLGWSRKELIISSPETTLKDALEAVPDLKSLIVERDSLKRGFIVLVNGRHVEFLGGLQAVVRDGDTIAVFPQSGGG; encoded by the coding sequence ATGTTTAGAGTTACGATAGAAGTATTTACTACTCTTAAAGAGAAGCTTGGCTGGTCTAGAAAAGAATTAATTATTAGCTCTCCAGAGACGACCTTAAAAGATGCTCTGGAAGCTGTTCCAGACTTAAAGTCTCTGATAGTAGAGCGAGATAGTCTCAAAAGAGGTTTTATAGTTCTAGTTAATGGAAGACATGTTGAGTTCCTAGGAGGTCTTCAAGCAGTAGTTAGAGACGGCGATACTATAGCAGTATTTCCTCAAAGTGGTGGAGGTTGA
- a CDS encoding helix-turn-helix transcriptional regulator — translation MSKPLIRLKRKLTIENLWIYVIASLMIKPTYAYHVRKLIKEFFGFSPTTITLYSVIYRLKKSGLIKEELVSGERIYKPTEEGIKELEEALSFMEQTIKRLKEITHHARKQ, via the coding sequence TTGTCAAAGCCTTTAATCAGACTTAAAAGAAAGCTAACTATAGAGAACTTATGGATTTACGTAATCGCGTCCTTAATGATTAAGCCTACTTACGCGTATCACGTGCGGAAACTCATTAAAGAGTTCTTCGGTTTTAGTCCTACGACTATAACCCTCTACTCAGTAATATACAGGCTCAAAAAGAGTGGCTTAATTAAAGAAGAGCTAGTGTCTGGTGAGAGAATTTATAAGCCTACTGAAGAAGGCATTAAAGAACTGGAAGAAGCTCTATCTTTCATGGAGCAGACAATTAAGCGTCTTAAAGAAATTACGCATCATGCTCGGAAACAATGA
- a CDS encoding SufD family Fe-S cluster assembly protein, translating into MDRETLLKALNKPSPYGPDVDLDRFNVGPTGREHLGEEEIDKISSRLGFGGGLLRKADYLQVNESVLSRSMREKLAERGAVVLPTSEALKKLNWAREYSWKLVSPDTDKYTAATSLYGNELGFFIYVPPNTKIKDPIYTCLFITKKGFAQLLHNIVIVDDGAELNLITGCGVPDQPVGSLHVGISEYYVGKRGKLTYTMIHAWAPDMVVRPRTAVRVGEGGEYVSYYVIYSPVESLQTYPKVYLSEGGRATLNSIVVSEGSGVYDVGSAIVLEGRDSAGEILSRNLGRGSSFIYARSRIEGRAGPSRGHIECLGLIENSSATIESLPEISSSNPEAILTHEAAIGKISEDLINYLLSKGFSEEEARTAIIKGFLNIEEPKLPQQVREVIKRTIEYIASKATG; encoded by the coding sequence ATGGATCGTGAGACACTTTTAAAAGCTCTTAACAAGCCCTCACCTTACGGTCCCGACGTCGATTTAGACAGGTTTAACGTAGGACCGACAGGAAGAGAACACCTTGGAGAAGAAGAGATTGATAAGATTTCGAGCAGGTTAGGTTTTGGCGGTGGTCTCTTAAGAAAAGCCGACTACCTCCAAGTTAATGAGTCCGTACTTTCGAGGTCTATGCGTGAGAAGCTAGCTGAACGTGGTGCGGTAGTCTTACCAACTAGTGAAGCTTTGAAGAAGCTTAACTGGGCCAGAGAGTACTCGTGGAAGCTAGTGAGTCCTGACACAGACAAGTATACCGCGGCTACAAGTCTTTACGGCAATGAGCTAGGGTTTTTCATCTACGTGCCGCCAAACACAAAAATTAAAGACCCTATTTATACGTGCTTATTCATAACGAAGAAAGGATTTGCTCAGTTACTCCATAATATAGTGATAGTCGATGATGGGGCTGAACTAAACTTAATTACTGGTTGTGGAGTTCCTGACCAACCCGTGGGCTCCTTACATGTTGGTATTTCAGAGTACTACGTTGGTAAGAGAGGTAAACTAACCTATACTATGATACACGCTTGGGCCCCAGACATGGTTGTAAGGCCTCGAACTGCTGTTAGGGTGGGGGAGGGTGGAGAGTACGTAAGTTATTACGTCATTTACTCGCCTGTGGAGTCTTTACAGACCTACCCGAAGGTTTATTTGAGTGAGGGTGGTAGAGCTACGCTAAATTCTATAGTTGTTAGTGAAGGTAGTGGAGTTTACGACGTGGGCTCAGCTATAGTGCTAGAGGGTAGAGACTCGGCTGGTGAGATCCTCTCAAGGAATTTAGGTAGGGGATCCTCATTCATTTACGCTAGGTCGAGGATAGAGGGTCGTGCCGGCCCCTCTAGAGGTCACATAGAGTGTTTAGGGCTAATAGAGAACAGCAGTGCTACTATAGAATCACTACCTGAAATAAGTTCTTCAAACCCTGAAGCTATCTTAACTCATGAAGCAGCCATAGGTAAGATAAGTGAAGACTTAATTAATTATCTTTTAAGTAAGGGCTTCTCTGAAGAAGAGGCTCGCACAGCAATAATAAAAGGCTTCCTCAATATCGAGGAGCCTAAATTACCTCAACAAGTAAGAGAGGTGATTAAGAGAACTATCGAATATATAGCCTCTAAAGCTACTGGTTAA
- a CDS encoding ATP-binding cassette domain-containing protein, with protein MLEIRGVDVAVSGKRILSNINMNIKFKELHAVVGPNGSGKTSLLNAIMGLKPYEVTRGSIVFEGSDITLEPPHVKARRGIMVAYQLPPVIKGLMTGRFVEELMKRFNVESSYAEVLSEVLEVKDLFNRYLFDKMSGGEKKRLETFLTLLTKPRVALLDEPDSGVDIESLNRMSEALKVSLSRGISIVLVTHSLHMLKLLQEHITAVHVLYGGTVMYSGLYDEIIPYIEKYGFSGALTQFARM; from the coding sequence ATGCTTGAGATTAGGGGAGTCGATGTAGCAGTTAGCGGGAAAAGAATACTCTCAAATATAAACATGAATATTAAGTTTAAAGAACTACACGCAGTGGTAGGACCTAATGGCTCTGGTAAGACGTCTCTTCTCAACGCGATAATGGGTCTTAAGCCCTATGAGGTGACCAGAGGTAGCATCGTTTTTGAAGGCTCTGATATCACTCTGGAGCCCCCTCACGTTAAGGCTAGGAGGGGGATAATGGTAGCTTATCAGCTACCTCCAGTAATTAAGGGTTTGATGACTGGGAGGTTCGTAGAGGAACTTATGAAGAGATTTAATGTGGAAAGCAGTTATGCGGAGGTTCTTTCCGAGGTTTTAGAAGTCAAGGACCTTTTTAACAGATACTTATTTGACAAGATGAGTGGTGGGGAGAAGAAGAGGCTTGAGACTTTCCTGACATTACTTACTAAACCCAGGGTAGCTTTACTTGACGAGCCTGATAGCGGTGTAGACATAGAGTCTCTCAACAGGATGTCTGAAGCGCTGAAGGTGTCTCTGAGTAGGGGTATCTCAATAGTGTTAGTTACTCACTCCCTACACATGCTTAAGCTTTTACAAGAACATATTACTGCTGTTCACGTACTTTATGGAGGGACAGTCATGTATTCTGGACTTTATGACGAGATAATACCCTACATAGAGAAATATGGTTTCTCAGGAGCTCTAACCCAGTTTGCTAGGATGTGA
- a CDS encoding transmembrane electron transporter — translation MLELPSLIFMLVYWALIDSVDPCIFALFVSILISASLMNIRHVVKIGSTFIISTFLGYLAFGALLRFLAGGLPRWLLGLATLSYGLVMLVNTLKSKETDTQLFVCREDNLPCRIINTLKLDKVSRDEVLPTATLGVIASFTLLPCSAGLYILFNIVMIEYGFLTWLLLSLLYVAVFETPLILILLFFVGFSRTKRVNEALMSKQKAIKVIGSLTMIAVSIYILATNI, via the coding sequence TTGTTAGAGCTTCCTAGCCTTATTTTCATGCTTGTTTACTGGGCTTTAATAGACTCTGTAGATCCATGCATCTTTGCTTTATTCGTGTCCATATTGATCTCTGCTTCTTTAATGAATATTAGACACGTAGTTAAGATAGGGTCTACCTTCATAATATCGACGTTTCTCGGATACCTAGCTTTCGGCGCTTTGCTAAGGTTCCTAGCCGGGGGATTACCTAGATGGTTGTTAGGTCTTGCTACACTATCATACGGTCTAGTCATGCTAGTTAATACTCTCAAGAGTAAAGAAACTGACACTCAATTGTTCGTGTGCAGAGAAGATAATCTGCCGTGTAGAATAATCAACACTCTGAAACTCGATAAAGTCTCAAGAGATGAAGTACTGCCGACAGCGACGTTAGGTGTTATAGCGTCTTTTACGTTGCTTCCCTGTAGTGCAGGTCTCTATATATTGTTCAATATTGTAATGATTGAGTACGGCTTCTTAACTTGGTTATTGTTATCTTTGCTATACGTAGCCGTGTTTGAGACTCCTCTAATACTAATATTGCTGTTCTTCGTAGGCTTTTCCAGAACTAAGAGAGTCAACGAGGCATTAATGAGTAAGCAGAAAGCAATTAAAGTGATAGGCTCTCTCACTATGATTGCAGTATCGATCTACATACTAGCGACTAACATTTAA
- a CDS encoding NDP-sugar synthase → MLKIAVVPVGGEAVRLRPLTIETSKSMVRFLNKPLLELALLRLARSGIKEVYLGVRGYYNYRDLFDYFREGYWFRERYGLKEDLRIRYMPRYDTLGNADAVRIIMEYYEIKEPVVVIQGDNIFDLDVQEVFREHLRKKAFMTIVLKEVEDVREFGVAELGDDLRIKRFVEKPKPEEAPSKLANTGIYVIDAEIVEFFKEGEGKRLLEEGKMDFGNDVIPKLIELGFPVYGYLTTSYWFDVGTPERYLKAMIYLLHSMKAEDLEAKEIHGGVLGMGKSKMSMNLHETIRRRILENDLIFIGKALIGRHVSIGSRCLIEDSTIDNYVVVGNRCEIVRSAVMDRVRTGDRVRIVDSIIGRHALIGNNTIIINSVVGDNSVVGDNVRLVNVKVWPHEQVSSNASIENYVVKPHYVQQY, encoded by the coding sequence GTGTTGAAGATAGCTGTAGTACCTGTTGGCGGCGAGGCTGTTAGGCTGAGACCACTCACTATAGAGACTTCAAAAAGTATGGTGAGATTTCTTAACAAGCCTCTCTTAGAGCTAGCTTTGCTTCGATTAGCTAGGTCAGGTATTAAGGAGGTCTACCTAGGTGTTAGAGGATACTATAATTATAGAGACTTATTCGATTATTTCAGGGAAGGATACTGGTTTAGAGAAAGATACGGTCTCAAAGAAGATTTGAGAATTCGTTATATGCCGAGGTATGACACTTTAGGCAATGCTGACGCTGTGAGGATAATTATGGAGTATTACGAGATAAAAGAACCTGTCGTTGTGATTCAGGGCGACAACATATTTGATTTAGATGTTCAGGAAGTTTTTAGAGAGCATTTGAGGAAGAAAGCATTCATGACTATCGTGCTTAAGGAAGTCGAGGACGTCAGGGAGTTCGGGGTTGCTGAGTTAGGTGATGACTTAAGAATAAAGAGATTTGTTGAGAAGCCGAAGCCGGAAGAGGCTCCCAGCAAGTTGGCTAATACAGGAATTTACGTGATTGACGCAGAAATAGTTGAGTTTTTTAAGGAGGGGGAAGGCAAGAGACTGCTTGAAGAAGGCAAGATGGATTTTGGGAATGACGTGATACCTAAGCTAATAGAGTTAGGCTTTCCTGTCTACGGGTACTTAACGACTAGTTACTGGTTTGATGTGGGGACCCCCGAAAGATACCTAAAAGCCATGATCTACCTACTCCATAGTATGAAGGCCGAAGACCTTGAAGCTAAAGAAATCCACGGTGGTGTCTTAGGTATGGGCAAGTCTAAGATGTCTATGAACCTGCATGAAACTATACGTAGGAGAATACTTGAGAACGACCTCATCTTTATAGGCAAGGCGTTGATAGGGAGACACGTATCTATAGGTAGTAGGTGCTTGATAGAAGACTCAACGATAGATAATTATGTGGTCGTAGGGAATAGGTGCGAGATAGTTAGGTCGGCAGTCATGGACAGAGTCAGGACAGGAGATAGAGTCAGAATAGTTGACTCAATTATTGGTAGGCACGCACTTATAGGCAATAACACCATCATAATAAATAGTGTCGTAGGAGACAATTCTGTCGTAGGAGATAACGTTAGGTTAGTTAATGTGAAGGTGTGGCCGCACGAGCAAGTATCAAGTAACGCATCAATAGAAAACTACGTCGTTAAGCCACATTACGTACAGCAGTATTGA
- a CDS encoding ATP-binding protein has translation MTRKLRDAKMLWSNLYRDVKNLFVSYVPYKDSYISYRLLATLSKHYNYLENLDNLDFAYYLKIRSRFLVRESDISSALVPLSLNIFSKIVSKKKYYGILGLVLSGFKKAELLAASVTFTEGKEIEGLRPVVILVSPDEEDDKIRNRIMEIVNSCWVRLVEDLRKQRIDVAPYELLQPISVISLRPVEHNELRVIVSDGNEYRDIRIPIRKPSWSLSDLPHKLIEEIRIILINPIFKGLTFSAKGAFVTGPPGVGKTVLAEALASALNLNIIELRPQNYRSMWYGATEKALNAIFQQIFKQKNKVALVIDDAEFISSRKYTIHEAHVSEISTILYHLQKPDRPFTILTANNPDLIDPALLRPGRIDTTVVLGYPDREMRRKAILNNARRYLIRFAEESVIDRIVELSKWFSLAELDAFLRLAASKGDGIVRNDEVEWAKKKFMISTEERRSIQEYLRWWARRFQGILITYLPSETEI, from the coding sequence ATGACGAGGAAGCTTAGAGACGCTAAGATGCTTTGGAGTAATCTTTACAGGGACGTTAAGAATCTCTTCGTATCTTACGTTCCCTACAAAGACTCATACATATCTTACAGACTCCTAGCAACTCTTAGTAAGCACTATAACTACCTAGAAAACCTTGACAACCTAGATTTTGCTTACTACCTGAAGATTAGGTCTAGGTTCTTAGTTAGAGAGAGTGACATTTCCTCCGCGTTAGTGCCGCTCTCACTCAACATATTCTCTAAGATAGTTTCTAAGAAGAAGTATTACGGGATATTAGGGTTAGTATTAAGCGGATTTAAGAAGGCTGAGTTACTCGCAGCTTCAGTTACTTTCACAGAGGGTAAAGAAATAGAGGGGTTGAGACCTGTTGTAATCTTGGTGTCTCCTGACGAGGAGGATGATAAGATCAGGAACAGAATCATGGAGATAGTGAATAGTTGTTGGGTAAGGCTCGTAGAAGATTTGAGAAAGCAAAGAATAGATGTAGCTCCTTACGAACTACTCCAGCCAATCTCAGTGATCAGCTTGAGACCTGTTGAGCACAACGAGCTTCGAGTGATCGTGAGTGACGGAAACGAATATAGAGACATAAGAATACCTATAAGGAAGCCCTCATGGAGTTTAAGTGACTTGCCTCACAAGTTAATAGAGGAAATCAGGATTATTTTAATTAACCCTATATTCAAGGGTCTTACTTTCTCAGCTAAGGGGGCCTTCGTTACTGGACCTCCAGGTGTTGGCAAGACTGTGTTAGCTGAAGCTCTGGCTTCGGCACTCAACCTCAACATAATAGAGTTAAGGCCCCAAAACTACAGGTCTATGTGGTACGGAGCTACTGAGAAGGCTCTTAACGCGATATTTCAGCAAATATTCAAGCAAAAGAATAAAGTTGCTCTAGTGATAGATGATGCAGAGTTCATATCTTCCAGGAAGTACACGATACATGAGGCGCATGTGAGCGAGATATCAACTATCCTCTACCACCTGCAAAAACCTGACAGACCATTCACTATACTTACTGCCAACAATCCAGACTTGATAGACCCAGCACTCTTGAGGCCTGGCAGGATAGACACTACCGTAGTTTTAGGATATCCCGACCGGGAAATGAGGAGGAAAGCTATTCTTAACAACGCTAGGAGATACTTAATAAGGTTTGCTGAAGAGTCTGTGATAGACAGGATTGTAGAACTAAGTAAGTGGTTTTCTCTTGCTGAGCTAGACGCGTTTTTAAGACTCGCTGCTAGCAAAGGCGATGGGATAGTGAGAAATGATGAGGTTGAATGGGCTAAAAAGAAATTTATGATTAGCACTGAAGAGAGGAGGTCTATTCAAGAATACTTAAGGTGGTGGGCTAGGAGATTCCAGGGAATCCTAATAACTTACTTGCCATCAGAAACAGAGATTTAG
- a CDS encoding DUF429 domain-containing protein yields the protein MRYGVGLDLAAKQDRCSGVAAIDSRSREVVEVKCLNTNNEIIGFVSSLRPSVVAIDAPLASEPIMREVDRLMIKLGLRVFPPNFKWMKQLTLRGYELMNKLNNLGFTVIETHPRSVLKYAGVEDFKELFDVIGVKLVNLQVFNKHIVDALIASAVAYCYVAGCTSKVSSHDGVIYLLEKRKMGRESVSRT from the coding sequence GTGCGTTATGGCGTGGGTCTCGACTTAGCGGCTAAGCAAGATAGGTGTTCAGGCGTTGCGGCGATTGACTCACGTAGTAGGGAGGTCGTAGAAGTGAAGTGCTTAAACACAAACAACGAAATAATTGGTTTCGTCTCTAGTTTGAGACCCTCAGTTGTAGCTATTGACGCGCCACTGGCTAGCGAGCCTATAATGAGAGAAGTAGATAGGTTGATGATAAAGCTTGGTTTAAGGGTCTTCCCACCTAACTTTAAATGGATGAAGCAACTTACTCTGAGAGGTTATGAGTTAATGAATAAGCTTAATAACTTAGGTTTCACAGTGATTGAGACACATCCCAGGAGTGTTTTAAAGTATGCTGGCGTAGAAGACTTTAAAGAACTTTTCGACGTTATAGGTGTGAAATTAGTCAATCTGCAGGTGTTCAACAAACATATTGTGGACGCTCTAATAGCTTCTGCAGTCGCTTACTGCTACGTGGCTGGCTGTACAAGCAAGGTGAGCTCTCATGACGGAGTTATCTACTTGTTAGAGAAGAGGAAGATGGGGAGAGAATCAGTCTCAAGGACCTAA
- a CDS encoding DUF2283 domain-containing protein produces MSEPGTKWRELVIRDIDQVWFEYDRQTDILYINFGYDVEEADEALLTENNVVVRIKEGRVVSLTVFDFMKRIGLEV; encoded by the coding sequence ATGAGTGAACCGGGGACTAAATGGAGGGAATTAGTGATTAGAGACATTGATCAAGTGTGGTTTGAGTATGATAGGCAGACAGACATTCTATACATAAACTTCGGTTACGATGTTGAGGAAGCTGATGAGGCTTTACTGACGGAAAACAACGTGGTTGTGAGGATTAAAGAGGGCAGAGTAGTTTCTCTGACTGTGTTTGATTTCATGAAGAGAATAGGTCTTGAGGTATGA
- a CDS encoding DHHA1 domain-containing protein, with amino-acid sequence MRYRKVRRVLITHTDLDGVASGALIMKKYGHLDKIYFTQPHNLHARLAGIPNGSIVHITDIGVNKTSLDRIKENIKRILNSGGEIYWFDHHVWEESWIKELTELGVTLYVDRTTCSAGVVSKYLEVENSEELVKATCSVDLWLMNDWRGNFLSRYVGYAGGASWKEKALKKLVSFDGSIDSEVSEVVERAVTEELKIYDKALKKAKIRECGDLKIVYYFKDQEEHLTSYIANILMSRYGADVAVICRRGSVSLRSKSIDVRKVALSMGGGGHPRAAGAGLKPDLIRRVMYFLGFKKLYTEWCVNKVFQHLLLTQTCLNQPPPL; translated from the coding sequence TTGAGGTATCGTAAAGTGCGGAGAGTACTCATAACACACACGGACCTAGATGGGGTAGCTTCAGGAGCCTTAATTATGAAGAAGTACGGTCACTTAGATAAGATATACTTTACTCAGCCACACAACCTTCACGCGAGACTAGCTGGGATACCAAACGGTAGCATAGTTCATATAACGGACATAGGCGTTAACAAAACTTCTCTAGATAGAATTAAGGAAAACATCAAGAGGATCCTGAACTCAGGTGGCGAGATATACTGGTTTGATCATCATGTTTGGGAAGAATCGTGGATCAAGGAACTTACTGAGTTAGGAGTAACTCTCTACGTGGATAGAACAACCTGCAGTGCCGGAGTAGTTAGTAAGTATCTTGAAGTCGAGAACTCTGAAGAATTAGTTAAAGCGACCTGCTCTGTTGATTTGTGGTTAATGAACGACTGGAGAGGAAACTTTCTCTCGAGGTATGTAGGCTATGCCGGAGGGGCTTCCTGGAAAGAAAAAGCTCTTAAGAAGCTAGTTAGTTTCGACGGCTCTATAGACTCAGAAGTGAGTGAAGTAGTTGAAAGAGCTGTTACTGAAGAGTTAAAGATTTATGACAAAGCCTTAAAGAAAGCTAAGATAAGAGAGTGCGGTGATCTTAAGATAGTCTACTATTTTAAAGATCAAGAAGAACACTTAACCTCGTATATTGCGAACATACTAATGTCTAGGTATGGAGCTGACGTAGCAGTAATATGTCGCAGAGGCTCTGTTAGTTTAAGGTCTAAATCTATTGATGTGAGGAAAGTGGCTCTCTCGATGGGCGGGGGAGGTCATCCAAGAGCTGCTGGAGCTGGTCTTAAGCCAGACCTAATAAGAAGAGTTATGTACTTCCTAGGTTTTAAGAAACTTTATACTGAGTGGTGTGTCAATAAAGTATTTCAACACTTGTTACTTACTCAGACCTGCTTAAATCAACCTCCACCACTTTGA